The DNA window TTCCGGGACGTATGATTCTTGCCTGCATAGACTGGGTCAATAAGCCAGATAAACTGTGCTTTGCCACTAATCGGATTAATGCCTGCCCATGCTGGCCCAATTCCATGCTGCACAAGTGCCCAGATAACGCCTTTGACATAGGAATTGAGGTTTTCTGGATGCCCTCCAGCCTTTCCTATCTGGTCAACGTCAATGACCATGACCGAGGCATACTGCTTACTCGTCAGCATGACGTATTCGCATCGGCCAAGCTTGTCGGAATCAATGCGGTAAAGGTTCGGAACGCTTCGCTTTTCCCCAGTTTCTTTATCCACAACGAGGCGATAAGCACCTTTGAAGTTCCGACTTATTGACCCGTGCAGTGCTGTACGGCCAAGGTGTGCGAGCAGTTTGTCCCGGTCAAGGGAGCTCGCTGGAGTGTCATCAAGACCTGCACAGTCAGGGCGCAGACGTGATGGCGTGTTAACACGCGAACCGGCAATAGGTATCGCAGGTGCATTATTAGGTATAATCATGTTCGTGCTTTCTCCCAGGTTGTGACTGGGTGATAAGCGAAGGTCATTCGGTTGCCGCCGAGTGGCCTTCTTTCATTTTCAGTATTTTTCGACTATAAATCACAGCACTGTAATTTTACATAGGACACGCTAAGAAAGTTGTTTTACCTGCATCAACATGGTTGCAATAATTATTGCAACCATGTTGAACGTGAGGATCTAAGCAATTACAAAGCGCGACAATTGCACTCATTCTTATTGGTTAAAACAACGGTAGAGCAGCAGATTTCCTTTGCCAGTGATTATTCTTCTACGGCATCGAGGGCTTGCTGAATAGCGTTCTCGTGTGCGGCGTTGATGAGCCGAAAGTAGTTCTTGCCGACTGCGCCGGTAATGTTTCGGGTTCGCTCAGCTTCGGCGCGTTCACTCTCAGCGCGTTTGATGGCATCGGCAACTACTTCACCGATTGCTTTAGCACCGGCTTCTGTCAGTTCCGGGTCTTCTGCACGGAGATCATTTTGCGTAGAAATTGCTAAGGCTGCTGCATAAGCTTCGCCGTAGGTTAAATGTCCAGTATCAACTGGGTCGATGAGCTTTCGGGCACGGTTTCGGATGTGCATCTCATAGTCCCTTTGGCTGCCATCAAACCTTTTCATGCCCACACTTTATCCCAAGCCATCGACATCAGCAGGAGCGCTTTCAAACAAATAATCGAAGCACTAGAGGTCAGGAAGTTGAGTCTCGCTATTTCTCCCTCCCTTTCATCCCTTAAAGTCGGGCTCGGCAGTTTCACCACTTATTGGCAATGCGTCACCGTTGCAGCCCATCAGTGCTACCAAATATGCGCGTTCAATTCCTTGCTACTGTGTAAACAATGTTTACACAGTAGAGAAAGGTTGGTTATGACAAAGCAAGGAGTTCATCCGTCTGGAAGGGTTGTCTCTGTTCGCCTTGACGAAGAAACAATCGAGAGGCTCGATAACCTTTCGGAGCGCACGGGGCGCTCGCGTGGGTTCTATTTAAAGTTGGCGATTCGAGCTATGCTTCCGGCGATTGAGCAAAAGCATTGGGAGCATGCTGCCGCACAATTTGAAGAGGACGTTATCGACCGTAGGTTCCGAGAAATTATGACCCAGGCATTAGGGTCTGACAACGACCAAAAATGACCTCAGTACCATACCTGTAAATGCAGGTGCCGCCTTTACGGCTTTACAGTAGCCCTGTACATAGCCCAGTATTTGAGATACGGTTTTACGGTACCCGTATTTATGGTTAAGGAGTGGGCATGATTCTAGGAATCGTTAATATTAAAGGCGGGGTGGGAAAAACAACGACGGCAATCTACCTAGGAAGTGCTCTTGCTGCTGAAGGCAAGAAGGTCACGCTGATAGATCTTGACCGTCAAGGCACTGCGATGGATTGGGCGGAATCCGCTCAAGAAGCTGGCACGCCGCTCGGCTTTGAAGTCTCAATTGCTATTCCTCGACAGCTCGAGCGCATTACGTCCTCGCTAGCTGACGATGAGGTAGTCATCATTGATACTCCGCCTGGAGATGAACCATCTATTAACGCCACGTTGCAGGTATCAGATTTTATTATCATCCCTGCCGCTCCACGAGGCGCAGATGTTGCGCAGATGTGGAAAGTTATCGACGTTCTTGAACAAACCCCTTACGCAGCTTTGCTCACTCAAGTGCGTGCTGGAACGACCGCAATATCGGAAGCAATCGATGCGCTTAAAGAAGCAGACGTGAGTTTCTTTGAAACAGTTATTCCTTTGCGAGAAGCTTTCCACCGCAGTTTCAGGACTAAACCAACTGATTTAGGTGAGTACGCCCAAGTGCTCGCCGAGATAAAGGAGTCGTTTTAATGGCCGTTCAAAAGACCAATTCAATGAAGCGTCAGCCCAAATCCGCCGCGCGAGAGTCAGCGGATATTAGCAAAGCCTTTACCTCACGCAACCAAAGCGATCACACTGTCAAGCTCACCGTGGAGCTCGATTCACGTCTTCACCGTGAGCTCAAAGCTGCCGCAGCTTTGCAGTCTGTGACCATGCGAGAGATTATTCACGATGCCGTAGAAGCAGAGCTGCAAAAGTATAAGAACTAGCTCCCGTATTTACGGGTGCTGTATTTACAGCTATGCAGGTTACCTGTTCATCGGCGTTATTTCACCCGCCGCGAGCATCGTTTACTGAATTAACTCAGAGGCCAACGCTTCATAATCCGGCATATCATCGGGAATACGGCAGCACTGAGCATCCTCGCTATAACCTATGGCAACGCTCGCTTCGCGGGTCGCTTTAACGCCTACCTTGTTCAACATTTCTTGATACATAGGTTCATCCGCTCTCGGGCCACAGCCAAACATGATGGTCGGCGCATTGATGGCCACAAGGGTTCGACGTGTTGGTTCAACAGACATCGACGAGCCATCGAAGGGTACTGCGACACGGTCGACGATGCTATCTAGCTCTCGCAGCTTCTGCTCCTGGCGCGCATTGGTATCGACGATGACGACTGCATCATCGCCAAGAGATTCCTCAAGCTGTTGAATATTGGCGCGAAGCTCGTCGCCAAGCTCAGCTATATGATGAGCTTGTAGCATCGCATCAATCGGAAACTTGTGAACCTCAATGGGGCTGACATTGCCGTTTTGATGTGCAAGCTTGAGCCAGTGTGCTGCCCCTCCGTCCCATGATGTGTCTGCGATAGCGACGTTTTTGCCCATCCGGCTATACGCTTCTGCCAATAGCGCGGCATTGGTGCTGCGCATGAGGCCGCCTTTAAGGTTTGCCACTGAGATAATCATGTCTGCCTTCCCGTGCGTTGTGGATTCCCCCAAAATGATACTTATAGTCTGTCGACTCTAAGGGTTCACCGCTCGATTCTGGATAGGTGGTTGAAGATCAGCGCCTATTGCAGGAAGTAGGCAACCGAGTCCGGTCTGCTCGCAAGAAAAAGGGGTTGTCGCAAGAAAGTCTTGCCCACCTTTCAGGACTCCATCGGACATATGTCAGTTCCATTGAGCGCGGGGAGCGGAATCTCTCAGTGCTTAATTTGCTCACCCTGGCAACAGTTCTAGACGTAGACGCTGCCACAATCGTCGCTAGTCTCAAGCGAGCGCCAAAGAATAACGTCTAGACCATCGCCAGCCCACTAGTTGCAATACCCAATTTTTATGACTTCTACCGCGCCACCAGAAGCCAGAACTGTATAACTGTAGAACTGTATCCCGTGAATACAGTTCTACAGTTAACCCGGTAGTGGCATGTTTTATACCGTGTCACTAGCTGGTTTAGAGTTCCATCCCATCAGATGAATCATCGCTAAGCCCCAAAACAGGAGAGCTACTCATGTCATAGCTATCGTCATATCCGAGGTAGCTATCAGCTGATGAGGAAAAGGAATCTAGTTGATCTTCAGCAAATGGACTCGTCCCGTTTTCTGTTAAAAACAGCATGGAGTCCAAGAAGCGCATTCTGTCGTCCAGCTCGCCATCGCGCTCGTGCAGTCTCTCCACGGTGTCCTTCTGTACCTCGAGTTCGGATGCAAGTGCGTCATGCTGCTGGCTTATTTCTTCATAAGCCTGCTGCGCTTGCTCGAGTTCCTGGGTAAGCTCATCCACCTTCGCCTGATCAGATGCTCCGTGGAGAAGTTTCTTAAACAAGCCGCGCGATTGCTGTGTCGACTGCGCCCACGAAAGGCTGCGCTCCGCTTTGTCGTAGATGCGTTGCGCATCCCACACGCGAGATTCTAGGTCTCGGTCTTGCTCTTTTAGCATGGCGAGCTTGCCGATTTCTTGAGTTAGTTGCTCAGCAACTTTGTCACGCTGCTGTTGAGCCTGCGCGCGCTCGTCCAGGAACTGAGTATGGCGGCGAGCAATGCGTTCTTCTCGTGTCCCACCCTGGGCACTGCTGCTTTTTTCAGTAAGAAGCTCTGGCGACATATCAAAGTGCGCGTGGAAACGGTTGCTTCTGCGCTGTTCAAAGCCTTTCATATATGCAGCAATGGCAGTGCCTTTAAACGGATCTTTTACTGCTCCAGTCAGCAAGCGATTTAATGCCCAATCGCGTCGTGCTTGGCCGTACAACGTATGTGGGGTAGCGTCTCCGCGGTCACGCTGTACGGCATGAGTCAGCAGTTCACGGGCATATTCTTTCGGTTCTCGTCGCTGCTTAGGGAGAGCCTTGCCATGCCCAGTCTCAGAATCTCCTGGCTGTTCTTCGGTGATGTAGAGGAAGTTTCCGTCACGTCCTCGCGTCATCGGCACATACACACTGGCTTTATCTAACTGGCCAACGCCAGAGACCACACGGGCAATATCTACAGTGGCGCCTTGTGCTGAATGACCAGTCGAGGCATAGCCTAATTGCGCGCTATCTCGTAGGTAGTCGCTACTTAACGTCACAGTGGCGGAAGTATCATCAAGGCGACGTACCTGCGCAGACCCATCAGCAGTAAAAGATTCCACCATCCAGCGCTGACCATTACGTACCACGTCTCCAGCACTAGTCACCAGCTCGTAGTCATTGCTGCGGGTCAAAATCGTATCGTCAATATATGCTTCTAGCCCATCTGACAAGCGGGTATGCGGTTGCTGAAGGTCTAGTTCTTTTCGTTGCGCACGTGTTTTCTGCGCAGCTGCATTCAAAGCTCTTACTTGTTCATGAGTAGAGGCAATAAGCAGTGACTGTTTCCCATGTTCAGTATCTTTCGCCCAGCCTGCCAAAGCATCATCGAGCATCGCGGTCACAGAGCCCGCGTGAACACGATTATTATCCGCATACCATTGCGCAGCACGCTCAATAAGTCCTTCGTCTCCACTGCGCAGCCAGGTAGAAGCCTCGCGTTCTTTCTCGCTGCGCTGGCGGAACACCTCTGTCAGTTCAACAGCATCAGGTAGTTCTTCAGACAACGTCGCGAGCAGACCAGAACGAGCTTTCACCGCCGCGTACTGCTCCGGGTCGCCAACTAAGACAGTGCGAGCACCTGCTGCTTTCACCGTACTCAGAATCTCGACGAGTTCAGGACTAGCCACCATGCCGGCTTCGTCAACAACAACGACAGTATTTCTATCCCAGCCCAACGCCCTGACACGTTGCCCAGGCGTTGACGCATTCCCTGCCCGCAATGCGCGAGCAATAGTCATCGATTCATCCGCGACAGCTTCACCGACCATGACATCGGCAGCTTTACCCGTTGGCGCGAGACCAACAACTGTTTTTCCTGCATGCTCCCATGCGCTACGGGCAGCTTTAAGCGATGAGGTTTTACCAGCGCCCGCTGGAGCGACAATCACGCTGGCTCGATATGGCGACTTTACGACCTGACGCATCGCCGATGCCTGATTTTCAGACAGTGCACCTGGGATAGGTTTAATGCTTTCCGCGCTGACTCCAGCGTCGACAACAGCCGTTGCCAGTCGCACTGCTTGTTCTACTTCATCGATAACTGCAGTCGTTGTAAACCGCTGTGCGCCCTCGCGTTGGGTGTTATCAACCGCTGGATCTTTATCCGGAGTCACCGATAAAGAATCATCAGAAGTTAGTGCCGCATCTGTTAAAGATTCGATAGTACGCAGCATCAGGTGAGGCTCGACTGCTCCTACAGGCAGAAGTTCTGCGACTTTTTCCGCGACATCGGCACGCGTAAACGTGGAACGTTCGGCAATAACTTCAGCCAAAATATCAGCCGAATCAGGCAAAGTTTTACCGCCATAATGGTAGATCTGCGCACCATCACCACCCGGATTCTTATCCAAAGAAGCGATAAACCCGCGCACTGTTTCGCTATGCTCACGCTGCGCCCACTGCGTCTCTAATTCGTCCAAACTAACGTCTAGATCTTTTGTTTGGCGCGTAATTTTCTGCGCGATGCGTTGATAGTTACTGCGTGTTTCTAGTCCATTATTTTCTTGCCATTGGTCAATTTCTCGTGCCCGAGTAGAGAAATCTGCCAACACTTTTCGATCATCAAGGCCAGAAATTTCCGCGCAACCGTTAACAATTTCGCCCCATTCAAGGCCAAGTTTTCTGCTTAAAATCTCGCGCAAGGTTGCTTGGTACACCATGCCGGCAGCGCGTGCTTCGTGATAGATTCCCTTCGAATCCAGCGTGCGAATCTTGCCGTCTTGGCACAGTTGTTTATTCGCCAACAGCACGTGCGAGTGCACATGAGGATCACCCGCACGTGATGTCCGGTGCTCATATTTCACGCCAGAAATACCGCGAAGTTTTTCAATCATCAACCGCTTTTCAGATACCGTCGGGTCTTGCCGACGGGTATACCCAGCGTGCTCACTGACATAGTCCAACGCCTCTGACACCGCCTCCTGGTGGGCGTGATCAATGAGCGTTCGCAGCTCCGGATCATCTCCTAATCCCCATAGCAACGACACTGATTTTGGCGCGCAAAAAGTCAGATCGAAACCAGGAACACCATCTGCTCCTGGTGCCCGACCGAGCTTTGCCCCACTCGGAGCAACGGCGTTATCGAACCAATCATGAACCGTTTTACCGTCGACAGTCTCGCCGTTTTCAACGCCTAAATGCGTTGAAACAAACGTCGAATTTGTCGCATGCGCCGCCTTAATCCATACCTCGGCAGGCTTCGTTCCGTCCTCAGAATAGTAGGAATCAGGCCCCTGATTTTCCTCCACAGTGGACTGATAATAGGCAACGGAATGCGCGTTCATTCTCGCGATAGTTAACACGCCGTTGCCCTCCTTCATCTCGCTTTAGCACCACGCTGAGCGCAGCAAAGCACTTTAGTGCCAATGTACCAATGGATTTTGGGTTTGTGGGTTTTCGTTGCGTAAGAAACGTAGATCGGTGTTGGATCGTTGGTGAGGGCGGCCATTACCGCCGCCCTCACCAACGATCCAACACCGCGCACCCGTGTGATTGTCGCTCATCGACTCGCGAGCATTCGAAAGGCGGATCGTGTGCTGTTCATCGAAGATGGCCGCATCGTAGAAGACGGAACCGTGGACGGGCTCCTTGGTCCCGGTGGTCGGTTCGCCGAATTTTGGTTGCAGCAAGACGCCGCCAGCGGTTGGCAAATCTGAGCGTGCAGGTGCTTTGCCTACCTCGAAGCCAACTTATCAGGCGCCGCAACTGTCCCGGCCTGGGCGAGCAGCACCTCAGATACAAGAATGCGGCGACAGGCTGCGGTCAACGGCGGGGATGACGTTGTCACTCATGTGGTTTCCTTCACTCTGAGGATGAGAACTGATACTTCAGCACGCCTACGACGTCGCCCACCCAGCATGACGTGCACGAAAGGGCGTGCATATGAGCTTGGCTAGCCATCACGCGACCTCACCCGCCGGATAATGGTGTGTCGGTGCGGATTGGCAGCCCAAGCATCCCCAGCATGCCCCGGGCAGTTGCCCGGATCGACCAGCAGAATCGCTCCTCGGGCGAAAGCGCTGCGGTGGCGAGCGCCCCGGCACGCACCGTCGATACCGCGGCGCTGAGCGATGTGGAATCTCGCACTTGGCTGTGCGAACGCGGATTTACGGCGGCAAGAGCTACCGCGTGCTCGGCGATCGTCGAAACCAAAATACTCGCCTGAGCCGCAGAGATGCCGTAGCGTTCCGCGAATTCAGCTTGCGAGCGGTCAATGCGTCCAACCGATACCGGCGTAGCGGAGCTCAGCCTCGTGAGGTGTTCGGCGATGCCAGGATTTGTGAGCACAAAATCACGTAATCGGCGCGCCAGGTCGACCAGCGCGTCTTCAGGGTCATCGAGGTTTGGAAGCGCAAAGTCCGCGCGTTCGACAATCCCTTCCGCGACAAGGTCACGCAGCCCTTGAATACTGCCCGCCCGCCGGTAGATAGACATCTCACTGACGCCAAGTTCGGATGCGATACCCCGCACCGTCAACTTCGGGAGCGTGAGTTTTGTGCCCGCGTCGACGATAGCCGCTGTGGTGAGACGACGGGGACGTCCAGATCTGATCATAACGCCATCCTGCCATGTCCGATTGCGTCCACGCCAAACTAGAAGTAAGGTTAGCCTTACTAACATCATACTGACGGGGCCAACATGACAGATTCGATCAACCTCACCCAAGACGAGCTCGCAGGACTACTCGAGGTACTCAAACACCCCGATCATCAGCAGGGGCTCGAGGACCGCTATCTGACCGTCACCGCAATTGAGCACCGCGCACGAAAACTCACTCGTATCTCAGCGACGATTTCTGGCGACGACCCACTCAACGAATGGACTCTGGCAAATCCCACGGTCCGCGTCGCATTGCCGGAACCACCCGAGGAATTCGCCGCAATCCCCGGGGTACCAAAGACCACGACGCGGGTATACACACTCGTGGAAATCGATCCAGCAACCCGCACCGCGCAAATAGACCTCGTAGTGCACGCCGAAGCTTCTCCTGCGATGCGCTGGCTAGCGCAGCTCAGGATT is part of the Corynebacterium casei LMG S-19264 genome and encodes:
- a CDS encoding ribbon-helix-helix protein, CopG family, whose protein sequence is MTKQGVHPSGRVVSVRLDEETIERLDNLSERTGRSRGFYLKLAIRAMLPAIEQKHWEHAAAQFEEDVIDRRFREIMTQALGSDNDQK
- a CDS encoding helix-turn-helix domain-containing protein; amino-acid sequence: MVEDQRLLQEVGNRVRSARKKKGLSQESLAHLSGLHRTYVSSIERGERNLSVLNLLTLATVLDVDAATIVASLKRAPKNNV
- the mobF gene encoding MobF family relaxase — its product is MNAHSVAYYQSTVEENQGPDSYYSEDGTKPAEVWIKAAHATNSTFVSTHLGVENGETVDGKTVHDWFDNAVAPSGAKLGRAPGADGVPGFDLTFCAPKSVSLLWGLGDDPELRTLIDHAHQEAVSEALDYVSEHAGYTRRQDPTVSEKRLMIEKLRGISGVKYEHRTSRAGDPHVHSHVLLANKQLCQDGKIRTLDSKGIYHEARAAGMVYQATLREILSRKLGLEWGEIVNGCAEISGLDDRKVLADFSTRAREIDQWQENNGLETRSNYQRIAQKITRQTKDLDVSLDELETQWAQREHSETVRGFIASLDKNPGGDGAQIYHYGGKTLPDSADILAEVIAERSTFTRADVAEKVAELLPVGAVEPHLMLRTIESLTDAALTSDDSLSVTPDKDPAVDNTQREGAQRFTTTAVIDEVEQAVRLATAVVDAGVSAESIKPIPGALSENQASAMRQVVKSPYRASVIVAPAGAGKTSSLKAARSAWEHAGKTVVGLAPTGKAADVMVGEAVADESMTIARALRAGNASTPGQRVRALGWDRNTVVVVDEAGMVASPELVEILSTVKAAGARTVLVGDPEQYAAVKARSGLLATLSEELPDAVELTEVFRQRSEKEREASTWLRSGDEGLIERAAQWYADNNRVHAGSVTAMLDDALAGWAKDTEHGKQSLLIASTHEQVRALNAAAQKTRAQRKELDLQQPHTRLSDGLEAYIDDTILTRSNDYELVTSAGDVVRNGQRWMVESFTADGSAQVRRLDDTSATVTLSSDYLRDSAQLGYASTGHSAQGATVDIARVVSGVGQLDKASVYVPMTRGRDGNFLYITEEQPGDSETGHGKALPKQRREPKEYARELLTHAVQRDRGDATPHTLYGQARRDWALNRLLTGAVKDPFKGTAIAAYMKGFEQRRSNRFHAHFDMSPELLTEKSSSAQGGTREERIARRHTQFLDERAQAQQQRDKVAEQLTQEIGKLAMLKEQDRDLESRVWDAQRIYDKAERSLSWAQSTQQSRGLFKKLLHGASDQAKVDELTQELEQAQQAYEEISQQHDALASELEVQKDTVERLHERDGELDDRMRFLDSMLFLTENGTSPFAEDQLDSFSSSADSYLGYDDSYDMSSSPVLGLSDDSSDGMEL
- a CDS encoding division plane positioning ATPase MipZ codes for the protein MIISVANLKGGLMRSTNAALLAEAYSRMGKNVAIADTSWDGGAAHWLKLAHQNGNVSPIEVHKFPIDAMLQAHHIAELGDELRANIQQLEESLGDDAVVIVDTNARQEQKLRELDSIVDRVAVPFDGSSMSVEPTRRTLVAINAPTIMFGCGPRADEPMYQEMLNKVGVKATREASVAIGYSEDAQCCRIPDDMPDYEALASELIQ
- a CDS encoding ParA family protein, producing the protein MILGIVNIKGGVGKTTTAIYLGSALAAEGKKVTLIDLDRQGTAMDWAESAQEAGTPLGFEVSIAIPRQLERITSSLADDEVVIIDTPPGDEPSINATLQVSDFIIIPAAPRGADVAQMWKVIDVLEQTPYAALLTQVRAGTTAISEAIDALKEADVSFFETVIPLREAFHRSFRTKPTDLGEYAQVLAEIKESF
- a CDS encoding TetR/AcrR family transcriptional regulator, coding for MMLVRLTLLLVWRGRNRTWQDGVMIRSGRPRRLTTAAIVDAGTKLTLPKLTVRGIASELGVSEMSIYRRAGSIQGLRDLVAEGIVERADFALPNLDDPEDALVDLARRLRDFVLTNPGIAEHLTRLSSATPVSVGRIDRSQAEFAERYGISAAQASILVSTIAEHAVALAAVNPRSHSQVRDSTSLSAAVSTVRAGALATAALSPEERFCWSIRATARGMLGMLGLPIRTDTPLSGG